The Haliotis asinina isolate JCU_RB_2024 chromosome 3, JCU_Hal_asi_v2, whole genome shotgun sequence genome segment ACGATGTCCACAGGTGCGATTGCACACCTACATGGGTCTTTTACGTTCGCTTCATTCACTTTCAACTTGTTTTCGAATCGTAAAGCGCTGATATATTTAACTCCCTTAGCCTGACTTTACAGagtgtgcgagtgagtgagttaagcttTAGGCAACATTAAAGTAATATcgcggagaatcgaacctgggtcatcggcgtgacgacgGGCTACCCTACCGACCCTGACATGacagagtgagtgggtttgcactcagcaatattccaactatgtgggggcaccctgtaaataatcgagcagGGACAAGGCAACCCAgggatgaacagcatgagcatcgatctccgctgTTGAACCGATGGcgtgtgtcaagcaagtcagcgagcctgactgcTCGATCCCTCTAGTCACCTCTTTCGACATGCATAGTCACCTTGtggcgagcatgggttgctgaaggcctattcagaAGAAAGGTGGACTATGAACTGTTACTTAAAGATCGAGAGAAATGGTTACTCTCACATTTCAAGTCTGTTGTTTCACACGTTGTTTTAGCTATATACCAATGTAGTGTGTAAGTAACTTGAAATCCTCGATTACTAACCCATGGAATAAGAATAATTTCACCAAATATTGGCTTGgtcttattttgttttaatattgtgtttttattatctaTTCGGTTATATTTAGTTGGAaactttaaatattttatcCATACTTTTCCTCGTTGCAGGAAACAAACACAATGGCGTGGAcggattacctcccttgaataCAGATTGCGCCTCATCGGATATAAAATTAATCTCATATTCAAAGAAAAATACTGATTATATCCACAAACGATGATTGGGGGCAGTTTGAATATCACCCCAAAGACTACTGTAATGCCTGCAGGAAATGGAACGTTGCTCCCTGGATTTTTCGATTACGACACAAGCACCAGCTTCCAGGCATCACCCAATCACAGTCAACTACTGCACATAGTCAATGACGAAATCGCGACGACACTTATTCCCGCAATGGTGTGCATTGGGGTGCTAATGGTGTCTGGATTTATTGGTAACACTCTCGTATGCTACGTGTTCTCAACCAAACTCAAGCACAGTACTCAGAATTTTCTTTTCGTGATCTTGGCGATTTTTGATCTCATGAGTTGCTGTGTTGCCATGCCAACGGAGATTGCTGACATGCGCTTTTATTTCACCTTTGACTCTGTTATTGCTTGCAAGATATTGAGGTTTTTAGTAGCTTTTCCAACCCTGGCGTCAAATATTGTTCTGTTGATCATCGCTGTTGATAGATACAGAAAAGTGTGCCGTCCTCTGCATCAACAGATCACTCGGGACATTTCCAAGAAGGCCGTTGTCATCGCTGCATTTGTCGCCATCTTGTATTCCATCCCAGCCCTGTTCATTTATGGCAGACGTTCGGCTGTGACCAGGATTCCAGGCGTCATTGGAAACGACTGCTCAACTAGTGACGCCATGACAGGAAAACTTTATCCAATGATTTACGAGATTACGCTCAGTGCGTCGTTCGTTATTTTCACCGTCACCCTAGTGGTTCTGTATAGTTTAATATGGAGAGAAATTAAACGGCACAAGCAATACATGAAAAGGAACGCCAACTACAATTACGCCATGGTGTTGTTGGTGGCCAGAGACAGGTCTGCAGATAGTTCGTCCTCGACCCCTGGAACGCCTCGTTCTCGATCTCAGTCACATGACATGTCAAACGTCACGAACTCTCAGAGACCTCTATCCTACAGGGGTCAAAGGACAACTGTCATTGCATTTCTtgtaacatttgtttttattttaagttTCGTGCCGCATTTATGTCTTATTATTTCACGAACAATCTTGAAGGACTTCGATCACCATTTGGATGGTCCCAAACTTGTGTTGTACAATTTATTTATTCGTTCGTATTTTGTTAACTCTGTTGCCAATCCAATTATTTATGGTGCTATGAATTACCACTTTCGACGCGAATGTGTCAAAGCGGTCAAACGAGTTTGCTTTTGTACTGCCAAATcgaaataaatgtgttttatttggTTCAGATATGCATGTATATGCTGTAACCAGTGTCCCAGAACCTCGAGAGATtctagttaaaatttccaaaggGTAATAAGAGAGTTATTGTGCTACACTTTAGCTCTGAGAGATATTCCGGCAACAGCGCGacgagggacatcagaaatgggcttagtTCCGAAatcgaatgagtgagttattcagtttagttgtacgtcgcatttagcaatatttattcCAACAAAAACATGGCGAGCGACACCAGACGTGGGTATCACACATTTTATCCATGTTGGGactcgaacccgtgtcttcatcGGTGCGAACGACGCTTCAACCAATGGGCTACGCCATCCGCCTCTTTTGGAATCAAGGAACTAACAGTAACACTGCCTGTAAACGTTGTCACTGTGCAGATGCTACGTGTTGACAGTCAATACCCGTGTCAGTACATGTATACGGAAGTGTCATTTTGTCATGGCATTTCTACAGATGAAAGATATCTCTTTCCAGAGTTGTTTGAATATCACTTCCTAGATGCAAACACAAAATGGAACGTTAATGGAATGATCACAATCAAGCAAACTGTTACTGGTAGGTAGCCAGTACATGAGTTTTTGGCTCTGGGAACGATATAGGGATGTGCTTATCTTTGAGGAGAGAGAGGTCTTGTTGATTAAATATCTCACCAATATCAATTTGTCTAACCAGCTGTACCGAAATCTAAACAGATAATTTGAgatgacacaacacaacacagaatGATAAGAACGCACTGACTTGTCATGAAAACGCGAACCGACCACTGAAACGACTAGCGAAAGGCTCCCAGCACACACTACAAAAGACGTCACAATTCGCACTATGACGTTTTAGTCACATTATTATTTTAACCAAAATCAAAATGTTGAACAGGTAGCCATTCCCTCAGAATGAACATTAAGTGCTAAAACTAGACTGAACCATGTAACGGCGAAATAACTTATCGAATCGTCTAAACGTaaccaaaaaacacaaaacgaGAGACAGAGAGGTGGGATTGGGGGGTTGgcctgagtgagtgaagggGTTGTTTTGAGAGTGTACGATATTTGGAGCAAGAGTGCACCGGCGGCAATTCTTCCAAGGGCTATAACTCTGTTTGTGATGTGTCAGTTTCTCCCATTCTTGATGTTTCATTAACTGCATTGTGTCTTGTCACTACGCTGgctacctctctctctctctctctctctctctctctctctctctctctctctccctctctctctctctctctctgtctgtctgtgtgtgtgtgtgtgtgtgtgagagagagagagagagagagagaggagggtgGGCGGATTTGTGTTTGCAATTAGGAAGTGATATTGAAATCTCTGTAAAGTGGAAAATTTTATGGAAAATAATAATGGACGCTTTGAAACGGTACTTCCACCATATGACACGTCTGTTCAGCTTCAAAAGATAAGATGGAATTGACTGTCACTCCTCACGCCGCGTACCTCCTTCCGCATacgtacacacaaacacagcagGAAGTTACTCCTTAACTCAGTACGGATGTGTGGTTGGTTGCATGTAgtgtaacgccacactcagcaatattccagctgtatagcggtggactgtaaatattcgagcccGGACAActcaatccggtgatcaacagaatgagcatcgatctaccctatcggggatacgatgacatgtgtcaatcaaattagtcgcctcgtacgacaagcatgggttcctgaagaccaattctaccatCGATCTTTACGGGTCAACACGGAAggaaatattttacaatttgAGGCTGACAGACCTTTCCAACAATCTTGTATTGTGAAGGCATTTCGTCTCGGATGACCTATCTGTGATACTTATCACACCTGCCAAAACGCAGGTAACCTATAAATTAAGTAATATGGTCTTGGGCACATGCGCAACGGaatttgaagagtatataccAATCCGAATGGGAAAATAAACTCTCAACTATTTTAACACCTTTGTTTCTACGCAGTTGTTTCAGCTTTCCATGGCGTGTATTTGGTCATTTATGTTGCTGCTTTGTATTGCAGAAACATTCTGCTCTGAAAATACTGGACCTGACAAACCTGTGAGTGACATCATGCGCATTCATTTACAGGAATGTGATACCATGACATACAGCACTCGGGTCAGTGAGTTTGACCACTCAATCTTACTACGACAAACATAGGTTATCACTGATATTTTTACGGAGCAACATGTTGAgttatagaggatactaaacgaccttccgtgtaataccatttttattaaacgagcgaaagcgagtttgatactaaatctttaacgagtttaatgaaaacgagtttaatgtaatgtttattactcgccaacataaattgacagaaactgcggcgaaattgcctatagtgtgaggacactcagctttcaagtcaagcaaggtctagtaaaatcgcgacatcaacattagcattgtgacgtcacaactttgaaccattttgacgtcatacgtcaagcggtattacactaatATGAAgtgaaaattattgaaaactattgaagtgaaaatattacactgcagtatcttcaacgtaATAATATACGTTAAATCATGCCTCTCAGCCTCATATATACCTTTCTAAGTTAGAtgaaatatactaccgacagaaaataagggaaccaagaaattgaatgtaaatgactttgactgtgacagggtccgttatcgtggagtatctcccaaacgcaacatccaatgacaatggaatttcgcataatgcatgcccagcacgtgctacacgtgcatacacaagttcactcctgtaaatgtactggagaagtcgcaatcactaatgcaatagagattgacacttactgacagaaatgcctccgaggcagtatctcggtgaaggaacaaaatggagaattgtggggatgatagaggggggtgggggggtggggggggggggggggagacatcattatgtgaagttgcccggcagatgggtaaatcaaaaagtgtaatttcacgcctgtgggataagtaccgtcaaacgggtggggttgcaacgagacctgggtgtggtagaccaaaatcgacgacaccacgacaggatcgtctcattacgttaattgctctatgcgataggtttaaatcggcccctgccatcaatagagaattccgcacactcactggaagacgcatttcaacctcaaccgttaaaaaccgactctatcaagctcctctgaaagcaagacggccttttaagggtgtcaccctttcagttcaccataagcgccaaagattggcatgggctaggcagcatcagggacgggctatgcgccactggcgttacaccatgttctctgatgagtcaaggttttgcctacgattcacagatggcagaaaatgttgttggcgtcggagcggggagcgatatgccagagcagcaattcttgaccatgatcgatatggaggtggtagtgtcatggtttggggtgggattacacatgacagacgatcagatttggtcatcattaacggaaccatgactggtcagcgatacgttgaccaaatattgcgtcctgttgtggctccattggctagagttatcggccgaaattttgcaTTCCAAGATGGTAATtacagaccacatcgggcccgaattgtctccgttTATCTCCGaaaagaaggtatccagacattggactggccttctaagtccccagacctgtccccaattgaacatctctgggacgttcttggtcgaagggtgtacgccagggacccaggacccgccaacctggcccagcttggtgcagctctccaagaggaatggcgggcaataccacgggcaaccatccggaaattgatcaacagcatgccatcaaggtgcagtgaatgtgttgcccaacatggtggacacaccagatattgaacttcacacctaaaattgatttagtggatattttaAGCAGTTTCatattcgctattatttcattagttcccttatttcttgtcggtagtatatctTTCACGCTAGTCTTGGTGCTTTTTACAGAAAAAGGTAATATGTTTTTCGTCTTCAATTGGTGCAGAATTGCAGGATGTACATCACACTTCATTAATAGGAACATCCTGGTTGCAAGAGATGTTACCTTTGAAATCATTGTGGGCGACCCGAAATTTGCAGAGTGCACGAATAAGCTCTTTACTTTTTCATTCTGTGATATAGGGTTTCAGGTGgatgtcatatatgtatttgtactGTTAATATTGGATGAGGTATTTTTGATGTAGTGATGCCGTTGTGTCAGTTTTGATGTCATATGTCTCTAAGTCGTTACTGAAAGATTATCATGAATAGCTTTACACTGCCAAGTCCCTGGTTGAACCATGCGTGTGAAAATCCGGTCTGGAGTAGAACGATTCTTACATTCGACACAGAGTTGTTCTTGCCCAATTTGTCGAGAGTTTTAAGCATCTTATAAGATTATAAAGGGTAACGATTGTTGTCCATTTGTAGCAATTCGAACTAGAATGTTATTCTTTTCTTTAGCCTGTGTGAGCACGAACATAGTAGGTAGGCGTCCTAGTTCACCAAGGATCGCCTTGTTTGATTGTTGATCATATGGGCCGTTATGTCACCCTCATGGTCCTGTTTGTATTGCCACGTGAAGAtcagtgttagaattgatcttcttgTTAAGGGCGACTGACTAGATCGGGTGGTAAGACTCGCTCTCCTGGCtgtaacatgtcattgtatcccacatgctcatgatgttgatcactggtttgtctcatccagactcgattatttacagaccgctgcgaTATAGCCGGAATActatagtgctgagtgcggcgtaagatCACTGACAGTATCATTCCTACCGGGTCTCCACTGGTCAGCAGGGTCAGTCACCCACTTAACctcgcttttagcgatatttaAGTGAGGTTACAGCGAGTCATTATGATCTGGCATGAGAGCTCGAAGTGACGCAGTACTTAGACGTTTGATAACACTCTATTACAACACTCACAAGCACGGTATATACTAAAAGACAAAAGAAACGTGACCCTCGTTCCTTAATGACGGAGGTACCTATCGCAGCTATCGTTGTGGTGCGTGTCTCTCTTTACATAGCGCTAAATAATC includes the following:
- the LOC137276816 gene encoding neuromedin-U receptor 1-like codes for the protein MIGGSLNITPKTTVMPAGNGTLLPGFFDYDTSTSFQASPNHSQLLHIVNDEIATTLIPAMVCIGVLMVSGFIGNTLVCYVFSTKLKHSTQNFLFVILAIFDLMSCCVAMPTEIADMRFYFTFDSVIACKILRFLVAFPTLASNIVLLIIAVDRYRKVCRPLHQQITRDISKKAVVIAAFVAILYSIPALFIYGRRSAVTRIPGVIGNDCSTSDAMTGKLYPMIYEITLSASFVIFTVTLVVLYSLIWREIKRHKQYMKRNANYNYAMVLLVARDRSADSSSSTPGTPRSRSQSHDMSNVTNSQRPLSYRGQRTTVIAFLVTFVFILSFVPHLCLIISRTILKDFDHHLDGPKLVLYNLFIRSYFVNSVANPIIYGAMNYHFRRECVKAVKRVCFCTAKSK